A portion of the Girardinichthys multiradiatus isolate DD_20200921_A chromosome 23, DD_fGirMul_XY1, whole genome shotgun sequence genome contains these proteins:
- the prps1b gene encoding ribose-phosphate pyrophosphokinase 1 isoform X1, producing MPNIKIFSGSSHPDLSQKIADRLGLELGKVVTKKFSNQETCVEIGESVRGEDVYIVQSGCGEINDNLMELLIMINACKIASASRVTAVIPCFPYARQDKKDKVGSRAPISAKLVANMLSVSGADHIITMDLHASQIQGFFDIPVDNLYAEPAVLKWIKENIPEWKNCTIVSPDAGGAKRVTSIADRLNVDFALIHKERKKANEVDRMVLVGDVRDRVAILVDDMADTCGTICHAADKLISAGATKVYAILTHGIFSGPAISRINNACFEAVVVTNTIPQEEKMKHCSKIQVIDISMILAEAIRRTHNGESVSYLFSHVPL from the exons ATGCCGAATATCAAGATTTTTAGCGGCAGCTCCCATCCGGATCTTTCTCAGAAAATAGCAGACCGTCTCGGTCTCGAACTGGGAAAGGTTGTTACAAAGAAATTTAGCAACCAGGAAACATG CGTGGAGATCGGGGAGAGCGTGCGTGGTGAAGATGTCTACATTGTGCAGAGTGGCTGTGGGGAGATCAATGATAATTTGATGGAGCTTCTGATCATGATCAACGCCTGCAAGATTGCCTCAGCGTCCAGGGTCACAGCGGTCATCCCCTGTTTTCCCTACGCCAGGCAGGACAAGAAGGACAAGGTGGGG AGCCGTGCTCCTATCTCTGCCAAGCTGGTGGCCAACATGTTGTCTGTGTCGGGCGCAGACCATATCATCACCATGGATTTGCATGCCTCACAGATACAG GGATTCTTTGATATCCCTGTGGATAACTTGTATGCAGAGCCAGCTGTCCTGAAATGGATCAAGGAAAATATCCCTGAATGGAAAAACTGTACTATTGTGTCACCTGATGCAGGAGGAGCCAAGAG GGTCACCTCGATTGCAGATAGGTTGAATGTTGACTTCGCTCTAATTCACAAAGAAAGGAAGAAGGCAAATGAGGTTGACCGCATGGTTCTTGTCGGGGATGTGAGGGATCGAGTTGCAATTCTAGTGGATGACATGGCTGACACGTGTGGGACAATCTGCCATGCTGCCGACAA ACTCATCTCTGCGGGTGCCACAAAGGTTTACGCCATCCTAACCCACGGCATCTTTTCTGGTCCAGCCATTTCACGCATCAACAACGCCTGTTTCGAAGCCGTCGTCGTCACCAACACAATCCCTCAGGAGGAGAAGATGAAGCATTGTTCCAAAATACAG GTGATAGACATCTCCATGATCCTCGCAGAGGCCATTCGCAGAACTCACAACGGGGAATCTGTGTCTTACCTTTTCAGCCACGTCCCCCTGTAG
- the prps1b gene encoding ribose-phosphate pyrophosphokinase 1 isoform X2 produces the protein MPNIKIFSGSSHPDLSQKIADRLGLELGKVVTKKFSNQETCVEIGESVRGEDVYIVQSGCGEINDNLMELLIMINACKIASASRVTAVIPCFPYARQDKKDKSRAPISAKLVANMLSVSGADHIITMDLHASQIQGFFDIPVDNLYAEPAVLKWIKENIPEWKNCTIVSPDAGGAKRVTSIADRLNVDFALIHKERKKANEVDRMVLVGDVRDRVAILVDDMADTCGTICHAADKLISAGATKVYAILTHGIFSGPAISRINNACFEAVVVTNTIPQEEKMKHCSKIQVIDISMILAEAIRRTHNGESVSYLFSHVPL, from the exons ATGCCGAATATCAAGATTTTTAGCGGCAGCTCCCATCCGGATCTTTCTCAGAAAATAGCAGACCGTCTCGGTCTCGAACTGGGAAAGGTTGTTACAAAGAAATTTAGCAACCAGGAAACATG CGTGGAGATCGGGGAGAGCGTGCGTGGTGAAGATGTCTACATTGTGCAGAGTGGCTGTGGGGAGATCAATGATAATTTGATGGAGCTTCTGATCATGATCAACGCCTGCAAGATTGCCTCAGCGTCCAGGGTCACAGCGGTCATCCCCTGTTTTCCCTACGCCAGGCAGGACAAGAAGGACAAG AGCCGTGCTCCTATCTCTGCCAAGCTGGTGGCCAACATGTTGTCTGTGTCGGGCGCAGACCATATCATCACCATGGATTTGCATGCCTCACAGATACAG GGATTCTTTGATATCCCTGTGGATAACTTGTATGCAGAGCCAGCTGTCCTGAAATGGATCAAGGAAAATATCCCTGAATGGAAAAACTGTACTATTGTGTCACCTGATGCAGGAGGAGCCAAGAG GGTCACCTCGATTGCAGATAGGTTGAATGTTGACTTCGCTCTAATTCACAAAGAAAGGAAGAAGGCAAATGAGGTTGACCGCATGGTTCTTGTCGGGGATGTGAGGGATCGAGTTGCAATTCTAGTGGATGACATGGCTGACACGTGTGGGACAATCTGCCATGCTGCCGACAA ACTCATCTCTGCGGGTGCCACAAAGGTTTACGCCATCCTAACCCACGGCATCTTTTCTGGTCCAGCCATTTCACGCATCAACAACGCCTGTTTCGAAGCCGTCGTCGTCACCAACACAATCCCTCAGGAGGAGAAGATGAAGCATTGTTCCAAAATACAG GTGATAGACATCTCCATGATCCTCGCAGAGGCCATTCGCAGAACTCACAACGGGGAATCTGTGTCTTACCTTTTCAGCCACGTCCCCCTGTAG
- the LOC124859932 gene encoding solute carrier family 25 member 53-like produces MMAGSPDHKQEDGGDFNTVIRLQSYLHGGTSSLLSALPTLFVFPVYKTIFRQQIHNTSVHRAVGQLYKEGPVKLYRGVVPPLLMRTLNGTLLFGLQDTLLRHLSLTTHNATSAAALPALAGFGAGMVEAVVFTPFERVQNVLQNGQNDRHLPSLRSVLMRLKVQRISQGYYRAFLPIAARNTLGSSLYFGLKGPVCVLVAGQGLSPMGSSFVSGTLTSMAISLTLYPLSVLVANMQAQVGREVKGVITCWRALWKSRNHSVALLYRGGTLVILRSCITWGITTAIYDRQQQQSS; encoded by the coding sequence ATGATGGCAGGAAGCCCCGACCACAAACAAGAAGATGGAGGTGATTTCAACACAGTCATTCGCCTTCAAAGCTACTTACATGGAGGAACCTCCAGCTTGCTGTCAGCGCTTCCCACCCTTTTCGTTTTTCCTGTCTACAAGACCATTTTCCGTCAACAGATCCACAACACCTCAGTGCACCGTGCAGTGGGACAACTCTATAAAGAGGGACCTGTAAAGCTCTACAGGGGCGTGGTTCCACCACTCCTGATGAGGACCCTGAATGGCACACTGCTCTTCGGCCTCCAGGACACACTGCTCCGTCATCTCTCACTGACAACCCACAATGCCACCTCAGCAGCTGCTCTACCTGCTCTGGCTGGATTTGGGGCCGGCATGGTGGAAGCTGTGGTCTTCACCCCATTCGAACGAGTTCAGAATGTGCTTCAGAACGGCCAGAATGACAGGCATCTACCGTCCTTGAGGAGTGTCCTCATGAGGTTGAAGGTGCAGAGAATTAGCCAGGGCTACTACAGAGCCTTCCTGCCTATCGCAGCCCGCAACACCCTCGGCAGCTCCCTGTATTTTGGCTTGAAGGGGCCTGTGTGTGTCCTTGTGGCAGGACAGGGACTTTCTCCCATGGGCTCCTCATTTGTCTCAGGAACTCTGACCTCTATGGCAATCAGCTTAACTCTGTACCCTCTGTCTGTGCTGGTAGCAAACATGCAGGCACAGGTAGGAAGAGAGGTGAAGGGTGTCATAACATGTTGGAGGGCGCTGTGGAAATCTCGGAATCACAGTGTGGCTCTTTTGTACCGAGGAGGCACCCTTGTTATTCTGAGGTCATGCATTACCTGGGgaatcaccacagctatttacGACAGACAACAGCAACAATCCTCCTGA
- the tmsb1 gene encoding thymosin beta 1, whose translation MLAWRRACCPYINPGLCTDYTQAHLTWRGPFHTAPLYQNSSKMGDCNPVNQEVEHFNKQKLKKTNTQEKNHLPTKEEIEEEKKAIKEGNN comes from the exons ATGTTGGCGTGGAGAAGGGCGTGTTGTCCCTATATAAACCCTGGGCTTTGCACAGATTACACGCAGGCGCATCTTACCTGGAGAGGACCGTTTCACACAGCACCCTTGTACCag AACTCTTCCAAAATGGGAGATTGCAACCCAGTCAATCAGGAAGTGGAACACTTTAACAAACAGAAGCTCAAGAAGACAAACACACAAGAGAAAAACCATCTCCCAACCAAGGAGG AAATTGAAGAGGAGAAGAAGGCCATAAAAGAGGGGAACAACTGA